One Setaria italica strain Yugu1 chromosome II, Setaria_italica_v2.0, whole genome shotgun sequence DNA segment encodes these proteins:
- the LOC101764002 gene encoding uncharacterized protein LOC101764002: MMIGRRRFVNLVAENIKTGVFSVHRLNVSEHLFYPSTAEAEAARPAQVVSRLGALPPPAASFRAAFVTEYNGQLFALASPRSSESRILWSSSVPCSSLLFDLESNSHHVVPNLSYKGRNPIAISIARPDAPEEDIYVLSAGTDYPGFEVLRFGRSAQWYLQHLPESWQLESLPEPPLPDGAVIRSHAVLHDGRTICVTAPDDPFAAGGPYGAYLFDTVKREWRRPPGGWNLPFFGGAEHVPNLKLWLGLCSRGRRLCASSDLSAALDEGKPPTLKHQWDIVVMPEEWQPGKVSLINLGEGRFCIFKVMYYVVDEDDWFDGFSARALLTGVEVISSPEEQGLRMVAHKSFSYILGKESIEWVV, translated from the coding sequence ATGATGATCGGCCGGAGGCGGTTCGTGAACCTGGTGGCGGAGAACATCAAGACCGGGGTGTTCTCGGTGCACCGCCTGAACGTCTCGGAGCACCTCTTCTACCCGTCGACGGCCGAAGCAGAAGCGGCCAGGCCAGCACAGGTGGTGTCGAGATTGggggcgctgccgccgccggccgccagctTCCGTGCGGCGTTCGTTACTGAGTATAATGGTCAGCTTTTCGCGCTGGCGAGCCCCCGGAGCAGCGAGAGCAGGATCCTCTGGAGCAGCTCGGTGCCGTGCAGCAGCCTCCTCTTCGACTTGGAATCGAACTCCCACCACGTGGTACCAAACCTCAGTTACAAAGGGCGCAATCCCATCGCCATCTCCATCGCCCGCCCTGATGCCCCGGAAGAGGACATCTACGTCCTGAGCGCCGGCACTGACTACCCCGGATTCGAAGTCCTCAGATTCGGCCGCTCCGCGCAATGGTATTTACAACATCTTCCGGAGTCGTGGCAGTTGGAATCCCTTCCAGAGCCACCCCTGCCCGACGGTGCCGTCATCCGCTCCCACGCGGTTCTCCACGACGGCCGCACCATCTGCGTCACGGCCCCGGACGACCCGTTCGCCGCCGGTGGCCCGTACGGCGCCTACCTCTTCGACACGGTGAAGCGCGAGTGGAGACGACCGCCTGGCGGCTGGAATCTGCCCTTCTTCGGCGGTGCCGAGCACGTCCCCAACCTCAAGCTCTGGCTGGGCCTCTGCAGCAGGGGCCGCCGCCTGTGCGCGTCGTCGGACCTCTCCGCCGCCCTTGACGAGGGGAAACCGCCGACACTGAAGCATCAATGGGACATCGTGGTGATGCCCGAGGAGTGGCAGCCAGGGAAGGTCAGCCTTATCAACCTTGGCGAGGGTAGGTTTTGCATCTTCAAGGTCATGTATTACGTGGTGGACGAGGACGACTGGTTTGATGGCTTCTCTGCCCGGGCTCTGCTCACCGGCGTGGAGGTGATTTCCTCTCCAGAAGAACAAGGGCTCAGGATGGTCGCGCACAAGTCTTTTAGTTACATCTTGGGCAAGGAGAGCATCGAATGGGTGGTATAA
- the LOC101762087 gene encoding NAD(P)H dehydrogenase (quinone) FQR1 — translation MATKIYIVYYSTWGHVATLAEEIKKGAESVDGVEATVWRVPETLPEEVLGKMHAAPVREEHPVMVAAGQLAEADGLLLGFPTRFGMMAAQMKAFLDSTGGLWQAQALAGKPAGLFFATGTQGGGQETTALTAVTQLAHHGMLFVPIGATFGAGMFGMDEVRGGSPYGAGTFAGADGSRTPSDTELAMAQHQGKHLATIAKNLKAGASAAAN, via the exons ATGGCGACCAAGATCTACATCGT GTACTACTCGACGTGGGGCCACGTGGCGACGCTGGCGGAGGAGATCAAGAAGGGCGCCGAGTCCGTGGACGGCGTGGAGGCGACGGTGTGGCGGGTCCCCGAGACGCTGCCGGAGGAGGTGCTGGGGAAGATGCACGCGGCGCCGGTGCGGGAGGAGCACCCggtgatggtggcggcggggcagctGGCGGAGGCTGACGGCTTGCTGCTGGGCTTCCCCACGCGGTTCGGCATGATGGCGGCGCAGATGAAGGCGTTCCTCGACTCCACGGGCGGGCTGTGGCAGGCCCAGGCCCTGGCGGGGAAGCCCGcgggcctcttcttcgccaccGGCACCCAGGGCGGCGGGCAGGAGACCACCGCGCTCACCGCCGTCACGCAGCTCGCCCACCACGGCATGCTCTTCGTCCCCATCGGggccaccttcggcgccgggaTGTTCGGCATGGACGAGGTCAGGGGAGGAAGCCCGTACGGGGCTGGCAccttcgccggcgccgacggcagCAGGACCCCCAGCGACACCGAGCTCGCCATGGCCCAGCACCAGGGGAAGCACTTGGCCACCATTGCCAAGAACCTCAAGGCCGGCGCCTCAGCAGCAGCAAATTGA